The proteins below come from a single Gordonia pseudamarae genomic window:
- a CDS encoding Abi family protein, which yields MSFSTDDVVVLLSPGRFAPYLRHSGDDPDDALLLYEWSASMSMAMFELFSHLEVMIRNSIDRTLAQHFKDEAVGIPWFLRKPPASAAMAGLIETERSRLRPNGKDTRHQIVAAMSFGFWTQMTGNKYDDLWRTALFKAFPGSSGRRADVSRELEALRKLRNRIAHHDSMLNVDVPFEVRRMHRVASFLGTAAVEWIESVDRTDAVYRARPHSVIDTLVVPANDAWPLYQMVQAYVCQPNRAFQETERLAFYADRAIQPEVPKIRHRRDNVTWTDHEAARLAQSNDKNDRKIASVIQTSRAQGWKQSGEYQVFLLSGPGAQDHRTLPAAIPNRSKGLGSAFVRKQRYVSLHRLQTATSTDDVI from the coding sequence ATGTCGTTCTCAACTGATGATGTCGTGGTGCTGCTCTCGCCGGGGAGGTTCGCCCCATACCTTCGGCACTCTGGCGACGATCCCGACGACGCCCTCCTGCTCTATGAGTGGAGTGCTTCGATGTCGATGGCGATGTTCGAGCTGTTCTCCCACCTTGAAGTGATGATACGGAACTCGATAGACCGCACCCTGGCACAACACTTCAAGGATGAGGCAGTCGGCATCCCTTGGTTCCTCCGCAAACCACCGGCATCAGCCGCGATGGCAGGCCTGATTGAAACGGAACGCAGTAGGCTGCGTCCAAACGGTAAGGACACGCGGCACCAGATCGTCGCTGCAATGAGCTTCGGGTTCTGGACGCAGATGACTGGGAACAAGTACGACGACCTCTGGCGTACCGCGCTGTTCAAGGCGTTCCCCGGGTCGAGTGGGCGGCGAGCGGATGTTTCGAGGGAACTGGAGGCATTAAGGAAGCTGCGGAATAGGATCGCGCACCACGACTCGATGCTCAACGTTGATGTTCCTTTCGAGGTTCGACGTATGCACCGCGTGGCATCGTTTCTTGGAACGGCAGCCGTCGAGTGGATCGAAAGTGTGGACCGCACCGACGCGGTGTATCGGGCGCGCCCCCACAGCGTCATCGACACGTTGGTGGTCCCGGCCAATGACGCATGGCCCCTCTACCAAATGGTCCAGGCATACGTTTGTCAGCCAAATCGCGCGTTCCAGGAGACCGAGCGCCTGGCCTTCTATGCGGACAGGGCGATCCAGCCAGAGGTGCCCAAGATCAGACACCGGCGTGACAACGTGACCTGGACCGACCACGAGGCAGCTCGCCTCGCGCAGTCCAACGATAAGAACGACCGCAAGATCGCCTCGGTCATTCAAACGAGCCGGGCACAGGGGTGGAAGCAATCTGGCGAGTACCAGGTCTTTCTTCTGAGTGGGCCTGGCGCACAGGACCACCGGACGTTGCCTGCCGCGATTCCCAATCGCAGTAAGGGGCTCGGTTCGGCTTTTGTTCGGAAACAGCGATATGTCTCTCTCCACCGCCTACAGACTGCAACGTCAACCGATGACGTGATCTAG
- a CDS encoding IS481 family transposase, with protein MTHANAPLTPEGRRRLASLIIDEGWSLRRAAERFQCSPATAKRWADRYRAGQCLTDRSSRPARSPARLPRRTERRIICLRYSRRWGPHRISYHLGIARSTVGRVLERYRMPLLSNIDQATGLPVRRPKPKRYEVDRPGRLVHVDIKKQGRIPDGGGWRAHGRGSAADRTAGVARGRAARSGAPHSRGYRYLHHAVDDHSRVAYSEILDDERKETAARFWRRANTFFAERGVEVTAVMTDNGSCYRSNAFAQALAETGIKHKKTKPYRPQTNGKVERFNRTLAAEWAYARPYTSEAERTTAYTAWLHHYNHHRPHTGIGGQVPSDRVHNLTGKYS; from the coding sequence GTGACTCACGCTAACGCACCGTTGACGCCCGAGGGGCGTCGCCGTCTTGCTTCCCTGATCATCGATGAGGGCTGGTCTTTGCGGCGCGCTGCCGAACGGTTCCAGTGTTCGCCGGCCACGGCCAAGCGGTGGGCCGACCGTTACCGCGCCGGCCAGTGCCTGACCGACCGCAGTTCCCGCCCCGCCCGCTCACCGGCCCGGCTGCCCCGACGCACCGAACGACGAATCATCTGCCTGCGTTACTCCCGCCGGTGGGGACCGCACCGGATCTCCTATCACCTGGGTATCGCGCGTTCGACGGTCGGTCGGGTCCTGGAGCGCTACCGGATGCCGCTGCTGTCGAACATCGACCAGGCCACCGGACTACCGGTGCGCAGACCGAAACCGAAACGGTACGAGGTCGACCGGCCCGGACGACTCGTGCACGTCGACATCAAGAAGCAAGGCCGAATCCCCGACGGTGGTGGCTGGCGTGCTCATGGTCGCGGATCGGCCGCGGACCGTACTGCCGGTGTGGCCCGTGGCCGGGCAGCACGCTCGGGAGCACCGCACTCGCGGGGCTACCGCTACCTGCACCATGCCGTCGACGACCACTCCCGGGTGGCGTATTCGGAGATCCTCGACGACGAACGGAAAGAGACCGCGGCCAGATTCTGGCGGCGCGCCAACACGTTCTTCGCCGAGCGCGGCGTCGAAGTGACCGCGGTAATGACCGACAACGGTTCCTGCTACCGCTCCAACGCGTTCGCCCAGGCACTGGCCGAGACCGGGATCAAGCACAAGAAGACCAAGCCGTATCGGCCGCAGACGAACGGGAAGGTCGAACGTTTCAACCGAACCCTGGCCGCCGAGTGGGCCTACGCCCGCCCCTACACCAGCGAAGCCGAACGCACCACCGCCTACACCGCGTGGCTGCACCACTACAATCACCACCGACCCCACACCGGAATCGGAGGCCAAGTCCCCTCAGACCGCGTTCACAACCTCACGGGGAAGTACAGCTAG
- a CDS encoding recombinase family protein, which translates to MTTTSAPVSGQLLGYARVSTTAQDESLQLDALAAAGAERVFTDRITGSVLDRPGLDELLAYCRSGDTIVVYSLSRLSRSTRDLLRLADELAARGVGLRSLTEPVDTSTSSPYGQFTLSLLGALAELERGILRERTRDGVAAARARGRVGGRRPVDPSKVSAAADLVAAGRSVAEAAKIVGLGRSTLYRALRDDRHETVPT; encoded by the coding sequence ATGACCACCACCTCGGCTCCCGTCTCCGGCCAGCTCCTCGGCTACGCCCGCGTCTCGACCACAGCGCAGGACGAGTCACTACAGCTCGACGCCCTGGCCGCAGCCGGGGCCGAGCGCGTGTTCACCGACCGGATCACCGGGTCGGTGCTCGACCGGCCCGGCCTGGACGAGCTGCTGGCCTACTGCCGCAGCGGCGACACCATCGTCGTCTACTCCCTGTCGCGACTCTCGCGCTCGACCCGTGACCTGCTCCGGCTGGCCGACGAACTGGCCGCGCGCGGCGTGGGGCTACGCAGCCTCACCGAGCCCGTAGACACGAGCACGTCGAGCCCCTACGGGCAGTTCACGCTGAGCCTCCTCGGTGCGCTCGCGGAGCTGGAACGCGGCATCCTGCGTGAGCGGACGCGGGACGGCGTGGCTGCCGCCCGAGCCCGTGGCCGCGTCGGTGGTCGCCGTCCCGTCGATCCATCCAAGGTCTCCGCAGCCGCCGACCTCGTGGCCGCTGGAAGGTCGGTGGCCGAGGCGGCGAAGATCGTCGGGCTTGGACGATCCACCCTTTACCGCGCACTCCGGGACGACCGCCACGAGACGGTCCCGACGTAA